The following proteins are encoded in a genomic region of Oncorhynchus keta strain PuntledgeMale-10-30-2019 chromosome 6, Oket_V2, whole genome shotgun sequence:
- the LOC118385226 gene encoding stomatin-like protein 2, mitochondrial isoform X1, whose amino-acid sequence MFQILCRTGGAVLKHSQRTVPTVPVLWATQAQQRWASSLPMNTVVLFVPQQESWVVERMGRFHRILEPGLNFLIPILDKIRYVQSLKEIVIDVPEQSAVSLDNVTLQIDGVLYLRILDPFKASYGVEDPEYAVTQLAQTTMRSELGKLTLDKVFRERETLNTNIVHSINQASDAWGIRCLRYEIKDIHVPPRVKESMQMQVEAERKKRATVLESEGHKEAAINVAEGRKQAQILASEGQKAEQINNAAGEANAVLAKAEAKAKAIRLLSEALAEQNGNAAASLSVAEQYVSAFSKLAKESNTILLPSNSGDISGMVTQAMAIYGSLAKQSSKKIECVTPVTPEWAMEKSEDPAPPAQ is encoded by the exons ATGTTCCAAATATTGTGCCGGACCGGTGGTGCTGTTTTAAAG CATTCCCAGAGGACAGTGCCCACAGTGCCAGTGTTGTGGGCGACACAAGCCCAGCAGCGATGGGCATCCAGTCTACCCATGAACACTGTGGTTCTGTTTGTACCACAACAAGAATCCTGGGTTGTGGAAAGGATGGGCCGCTTCCATCGCATCTTGGAGCCG GGCTTGAATTTCCTTATCCCAATCCTGGACAAAATTCGTTATGTTCAAAGTCTTAAAGAGATTGTTATTGATGTCCCAGAGCAGTCTGCGGTCTCTTTAG ATAATGTGACACTACAGATAGATGGAGTCCTCTATCTTAGGATATTGGATCCTTTTAAG GCCAGCTATGGAGTTGAGGACCCAGAGTATGCTGTCACCCAACTTGCTCAGACCACCATGCGCTCAGAGTTAGGAAAACTGACCCTGGACAAAGTATTCAGG GAAAGAGAGACCCTAAATACCAACATAGTCCACTCCATAAACCAGGCATCAGATGCTTGGGGAATCCGTTGCCTTCGTTATGAAATCAAGGATATACATGTTCCACCTCGCGTCAAAGAGTCCATGCAGATGCAG GTGGAGGCAGAGCGTAAGAAGAGAGCCACTGTGCTGGAGTCGGAAGGGCACAAGGAAGCAGCCATCAATGTTGCTGAGGGTCGCAAGCAAGCTCAGATCCTGGCCTCAGAAGGACAGAAAGCAGAACAGATCAACAATGCAGCTG GTGAGGCCAATGCTGTCTTAGCCAAAGCAGAGGCCAAGGCTAAGGCTATCCGGCTGTTGTCAGAGGCTCTAGCTGAGCAG AATGGAAACGCGGCAGCCTCCCTCAGTGTGGCTGAGCAGTACGTCTCAGCTTTCTCCAAGCTAGCCAAAGAGTCCAACACTATCCTGCTGCCCTCCAACTCTGGTGACATCAGTGGCATGGTCACAcag GCTATGGCTATTTATGGCAGCCTGGCCAAGCAAAGCTCAAAAAAGATAGAATGTGTGACCCCAGTGACCCCAGAGTGGGCGATGGAGAAGAGTGAGGACCCTGCACCACCAGCCCAGTAG
- the LOC118385226 gene encoding stomatin-like protein 2, mitochondrial isoform X2 codes for MNTVVLFVPQQESWVVERMGRFHRILEPGLNFLIPILDKIRYVQSLKEIVIDVPEQSAVSLDNVTLQIDGVLYLRILDPFKASYGVEDPEYAVTQLAQTTMRSELGKLTLDKVFRERETLNTNIVHSINQASDAWGIRCLRYEIKDIHVPPRVKESMQMQVEAERKKRATVLESEGHKEAAINVAEGRKQAQILASEGQKAEQINNAAGEANAVLAKAEAKAKAIRLLSEALAEQNGNAAASLSVAEQYVSAFSKLAKESNTILLPSNSGDISGMVTQAMAIYGSLAKQSSKKIECVTPVTPEWAMEKSEDPAPPAQ; via the exons ATGAACACTGTGGTTCTGTTTGTACCACAACAAGAATCCTGGGTTGTGGAAAGGATGGGCCGCTTCCATCGCATCTTGGAGCCG GGCTTGAATTTCCTTATCCCAATCCTGGACAAAATTCGTTATGTTCAAAGTCTTAAAGAGATTGTTATTGATGTCCCAGAGCAGTCTGCGGTCTCTTTAG ATAATGTGACACTACAGATAGATGGAGTCCTCTATCTTAGGATATTGGATCCTTTTAAG GCCAGCTATGGAGTTGAGGACCCAGAGTATGCTGTCACCCAACTTGCTCAGACCACCATGCGCTCAGAGTTAGGAAAACTGACCCTGGACAAAGTATTCAGG GAAAGAGAGACCCTAAATACCAACATAGTCCACTCCATAAACCAGGCATCAGATGCTTGGGGAATCCGTTGCCTTCGTTATGAAATCAAGGATATACATGTTCCACCTCGCGTCAAAGAGTCCATGCAGATGCAG GTGGAGGCAGAGCGTAAGAAGAGAGCCACTGTGCTGGAGTCGGAAGGGCACAAGGAAGCAGCCATCAATGTTGCTGAGGGTCGCAAGCAAGCTCAGATCCTGGCCTCAGAAGGACAGAAAGCAGAACAGATCAACAATGCAGCTG GTGAGGCCAATGCTGTCTTAGCCAAAGCAGAGGCCAAGGCTAAGGCTATCCGGCTGTTGTCAGAGGCTCTAGCTGAGCAG AATGGAAACGCGGCAGCCTCCCTCAGTGTGGCTGAGCAGTACGTCTCAGCTTTCTCCAAGCTAGCCAAAGAGTCCAACACTATCCTGCTGCCCTCCAACTCTGGTGACATCAGTGGCATGGTCACAcag GCTATGGCTATTTATGGCAGCCTGGCCAAGCAAAGCTCAAAAAAGATAGAATGTGTGACCCCAGTGACCCCAGAGTGGGCGATGGAGAAGAGTGAGGACCCTGCACCACCAGCCCAGTAG